The Nostoc sp. 'Peltigera membranacea cyanobiont' N6 genome contains the following window.
GGCGACTTTAAGCAAATGGAGCAATTAGTAGAGGTAGTGTTGGCACGAGCAAAAACACTACTGGAGAAAGTAAAAGTTTATGAAGTCAAAATTAAAGCCTATGGAGCGCAGAATCAAGCACTAGAATCTGTCAGGACTGCGCTAAGTGTTCTAAAGTTGTTAGAAGTTGAGTTACCTGAAAATCCTAGCCAGTTAGATATTCAGCGATCGCTAGCTGAATTAACATCAAATTTAAATGGAAAGTGTATTGAAGATTTAATTGATCTACCAGAAATGGTGGCAGAACAAACATTGGTAGTTATGCAGATTCTATCCAATGCACTTTTTTTCGCCTATGCAGTCACTCCTGAACTTTTTCTACTGATTGTTCTTAAACAAATCAACTTATCACTCAAATATGGTAACGCTCCCTTGTCCGCCTTTGCATACGTTCTTTACGGAACGATCCTCTGTAGCGAAAAGGGAGATATTCAGTCTGGCTATCATTTTGGCAAACTGGCTTTAAGTTTGGTAGCTAAGTACAATGCCAAAGAAGTTGAAGCAAAAGTCATGGAGGTATTTCATGCAGGTATCCGGCATTGGAAGGAGCATCCGAAGGAAACATTAAATCCTTTACTAGAGGCTTACTCTCTGGCGATGGAAACAGGATGTTTAGAATTTGCAGCCTTAGATATTCAGTCTTATTGCTTCAGTTCTTATTCCATAGGTAGAGAACTAACAGGGCTGGAACGCGAGATGGCAAACTACAGTAATGTCCTGAATCAAATCAAGCAAGAAAGAGCGTTTAACTGGAATTGCATCTATCAACAGAGTGTCTTAAATTTACTAGGCGTTGCAAAAGATCCTTGTCGTTTAATTGGTGAAGCCTATGATGAGGAAAAAATGCTGCCACTTCACTTGGAAGCCAAGGATGGAATCGGACTTTTATATTTATATTTTCATAAACTACATTTATGCTATTTGTTTCAGCAGTTCCCTCAAGCAACTGAAAATGCTACCCTAGCAGAAAAATATTTAGATAGTGGTACAGGACAACTGGTTGTTCCTTTTTTCTATTTTTACGATTCTCTGGCTAAACTGGCGGTGTACAATGACGCATCTGATTCAGAACAAAAGTGCATTCTCGATAAGGTGCAAGCTAATCAGGAAAAGATACAATATTGGGCATATCACGCCCCAATGAATAATTTGCATAAATTTTATTTGGTGGAGGCAGAAAGACATCGGGTTGGAGAGAAATATCTTGAGGCAATGGAAGCATACGATTGTGCTATCTCCCTAGCTCAAGAACATGACTACAAGAATGAAGTAGCTTTAGCTCAGGAACTGGCAGCTAAATTTTATCTCAAATGGGGCAAGCAAAAAATTGCCCAAACCTACTTAATTGATGCCTACTATGGATACGTTAACTGGGGAGCAAAAGCCAAAGTTGACGATTTGGTAAAACGTTATCCCCAATTACTTACTCCTATATTCCAGCAAGAAAAACTTAGCATCCCTACTAGGGAGGAAAGCAGTTCTTTAATCAACACATCTATATCATCTCTGTCTACTTTGAGTAATTATCAAACTGTTATTGGCTCATCGAAGACAAGTATTTCTGATTCTCTGGATTTAGCCGCATTCATTAAAGCTTCTCAAGCACTCTCTGGGGAAATCGAGCTTGAGCGACTACTTTCTACTTTGATGGAAGTTGTTATGGAGAATGCAGGAGCCTCGAAATGCGCTTTAGTTTTGAGCGAAGGGAATAACTTAGCATTAACTGTCACGGCTATTTGTTCAAGTTCCAATTTTGAGCATACCTACACTGAGTTTCCATCCACTTCCCTTGAGTCAAGCTACGATGTTCCCATCACTTTGATTAACTATGTTAAGCGCTCCAGAGAAATCTTAGTTATTGATGATGCAATGGCTGTTTCTTTTCTCGCAGGTGACAACTATATTATTAGCGAAGAGCCTAAGAGTTTATTGTCTATACCTCTTCTAAATCAAGGTAAATTGATTGGGATTCTTTACCTAGAAAATCAGCTTACCACAGGAGCCTTTACACGCGATCGCGTAGAAGTCCTCAAACTCCTCACCACTCAAGCAGCAATCTCTCTAGAAAATGCTATCCTCTACAAAAATTTGGCCCAAGCTAAAGAAAGCTTGGAGGAATACAATCATACCCTAGAGGATAAAGTCCAGAAAAGAACGCAGGAAATCAATGACAAAAATCACAGTTTACAACAGGCTCTCCAAGAATTACAACGTACCCAGATCCAATTGATTCAAAGTGAAAAAATGTCCTCTTTGGGACAAATGGTGGCGGGAATTGCCCATGAAATCAATAACCCCATCAACTTTATTCATGGCAATATTAATCATGCCAGCGAATATGTTCAAGATTTGCTAGATTTGATAGTTATTTATCAGCAAGAATATCCCCATCCTTCGCCTTTAGTTGAAGAGAAATCTGAGGAGATTGACATACCTTTTCTAGCAGCAGACTTGCTAAAAATTTTAGATTCCATGAAGGTTGGGAGTTTGCGTATCCGAAATATTGTTTTGGGCCTACGCAACTTTTCTCGTCTAGATGAATCTGAGATGAAGCCTGTAGATATTCATCAGGGGATAGACAGCACTTTAATGATTTTACAACACCGATTTCAAGAAAAGAGCAATTTTCCTGAAATTGAAGTCATCAAAGAATATGGAAATTTACCAGAAGTTATGTGTTACCCCGGTCAATTGAATCAGGTGTTTATGAATATCCTGAGTAATGCAATCGATGCTTTAGAAGATTCATTTATCATTGGTCATCAATCACTGGTAAATCACGAAGAACAAATAACCAAGAATATAGACGCATCAGCAGATTCTCATTTGGTAGGACAAATTCACATCTTGACTGAACTAACAGATTCTAATACAGCGATAATTCGGATTGCTGATAACGGTTGTGGTATGACAAAAGCGGTGCAGCATAAAATATTTGACCCATTTTTCACTACCAAGTCGGTAGGAAGTGGCACAGGGTTAGGGTTGTCCATTAGCTATCAGATTATTGTAGACAAACACAAAGGTAGTTTGAACTGTGATTCTACGCCAGGAGAGGGAACTAAGTTTACGATTGAGATACCGATGCAACAGTTAGAGGGCTAGATTAGTAATCTGTCAAGCCCAAATATAAGAGTGTTAAAAACCCAGCTTTTCTGAAAACCTGGGTTTTTAATTACACGCCACCGGAAAAACTGGTCGTAAATCTATTTTTTGTAGATTGGGTTTTACTCCACTCTACTCAACCTAACAATTTTAAAAACCTAATTTGTTCCAAAAAATAGATTTCTAGTATTTATTAAAATAGCTCTGATAGATTCCTAAAAGACGGATGTGGTTGTCATATTCTCTAGAGGCTCTTTACGCACACGTCGTCCTGTAGCTACCATTTTGACCCCATTAGCTGGCGCAAGTGCAAAACCTCGACGTTGAGGACGCTCCGGCTGATTACCAACTAGATCGAGTTGATAACCTGACAGGACTTTTGCTAATACTAACTTCATTTCAAACACAGCCAAAGCTTCACCCATACAGCGACGGACTCCACCACCAAAGGGTAAAAATTCATAGGCAGAAAATTCTTGTTCTAAAAAGCGTTCTGGTTTAAATTGCTGAGGTTGGGGATATAAATCCTCGCGTTGATGAGCTAAGTAAATACAGGGAACCAGTAACGTTCCAGGAGGTATAGGATGTCCTAGTAGTTCACAGGATTCTTGACCTAGCCTGGGGAACGCGAACATCGCAATCGGGTGAATTCGCAAAGTTTCATTACAAATAGCCGTGAGATAAGGCAGTTGGGAAATACTTATGGGATCTGGAGAATCACCGAGAGAATCAAGTTCTTGAAGCAATTTCTCTCGGACTTTCGGTAAATGATGAATCCAATACAATCCCCAAGCCATTGCTGTTGCGACTGTCTCATGTCCTGCTACCATCAGTGTCATCAAATCATCGCGCAACTCTTCATCTGTCATCGGATTACCTGCTTCATCCCGCGCTAACATCAGCAAGGATAAGATATCAATGCGATTTGGATTGGGTTCCTCCCGGCGTTGGGCAATTTCAGCGTAAAGCAATTCATAAATTTGTTGCCGTTGACGCAGAAACCATCCCCAAGGACTCCAGGCTCCTAAATCTTGTTGCAGGAAGGGAAAAAACAGGAAGCTAGAAGTAAAGGGTGAGCTAAAGAGATCCAAAAGTAACGCCACTAAGCGCTTGATTTTGTCGTAACGTGCCCCCTTATGCAAGCCAAAGATAGCTTGTAAAATGATTTGCAGAGAAATCTCCTGCATTGCACTACGAGCTAAAAAGGGCTGATTGAGTGGTAGCTGACTAAAGACTTGTTCGGTGAGATTAGAAATCAAAGCACCGTAAGCTCGCATTCTGTTGCCATGAAAGGAAGGCATTGTGAGTTGTCGCCGCCGTTTATGCTGTTCACCGTTCAGCATAAGGAGTGAATATTCCCCAGCTAAGGGTTCAAATATTTTGTTTCCTCTACCAACGAATGGAAACTTCTTCCTATCATTAGTCAAAATTTCCTTGATTGCTTGAGGATGGTTCACGAAA
Protein-coding sequences here:
- a CDS encoding trifunctional serine/threonine-protein kinase/ATP-binding protein/sensor histidine kinase, translated to MLVVLDTLYAFPGYRITEQIYSGSKTLVYRGIREQDQKLVILKLMRNEYPTFAEIAQFRNQYIITKNLDLPGIVKTYSLESYRNTYALVMEDFGGISLQDWRLENKEKEENFLSLNEFFPIAIKITSTLEGLHSDRIIHKDIKPANILINPTTDEIKIIDFSIATLLPREIKFLTNPNILEGTLAYISPEQTGRMNRGIDYRTDFYSLGVTFFHLLTGQLPFTTKDPMELVYSHIAKQSLKASRINSKIPAILSEIISKLMAKNAEDRYQSALGLKHDLEVCQNQWQDTGNIAPFKLGVRDISDRFVIPEKLYGRQAEVETLLAAFKRVTEGATEMILVAGFSGIGKTAVVNEVHKPIVRQRSYFIKGKFDQFQRDIPLSGLVQAFRDLIGQLLSETDAQIQQWKAKILLELGTQTQVIIDVIPELEQIIGKQPAVTELSGSAAKNRFNLLFKKFIQIFTTKEHPLVIFLDDLQWADTASLKLIQLLICESLLCSVSEKAEQRHENQGGLLLIGSYRDNEVFKVDPLYFTLQEIERSGATINTITLAPLNQGDLNHLIADTLHCPEVVAVPLTQMVFAKTKGNPFFSVQFLKSLHDDGLILLNFDVGHWQYDISKVKELALTDDVVEFIALQIEKLPIYTQKVLKLAACIGNQFDLKSLAIVNEKSVVDTASDLWQALLDGLVLPQAENYNIFAKENTNQEFIVHGIESTQFSSSNLQLPKYKFVHDRVQQAAYSLIPEEQKKPIHLKIGLLLLNNIPVAEQEEKIFELVNQFNIAVEFISPQAKRDELAQMNLTAGRKALASTAYPSAVKYLTIGIQLLTDNGWETKYKLILALYETAAEAAYLAGDFKQMEQLVEVVLARAKTLLEKVKVYEVKIKAYGAQNQALESVRTALSVLKLLEVELPENPSQLDIQRSLAELTSNLNGKCIEDLIDLPEMVAEQTLVVMQILSNALFFAYAVTPELFLLIVLKQINLSLKYGNAPLSAFAYVLYGTILCSEKGDIQSGYHFGKLALSLVAKYNAKEVEAKVMEVFHAGIRHWKEHPKETLNPLLEAYSLAMETGCLEFAALDIQSYCFSSYSIGRELTGLEREMANYSNVLNQIKQERAFNWNCIYQQSVLNLLGVAKDPCRLIGEAYDEEKMLPLHLEAKDGIGLLYLYFHKLHLCYLFQQFPQATENATLAEKYLDSGTGQLVVPFFYFYDSLAKLAVYNDASDSEQKCILDKVQANQEKIQYWAYHAPMNNLHKFYLVEAERHRVGEKYLEAMEAYDCAISLAQEHDYKNEVALAQELAAKFYLKWGKQKIAQTYLIDAYYGYVNWGAKAKVDDLVKRYPQLLTPIFQQEKLSIPTREESSSLINTSISSLSTLSNYQTVIGSSKTSISDSLDLAAFIKASQALSGEIELERLLSTLMEVVMENAGASKCALVLSEGNNLALTVTAICSSSNFEHTYTEFPSTSLESSYDVPITLINYVKRSREILVIDDAMAVSFLAGDNYIISEEPKSLLSIPLLNQGKLIGILYLENQLTTGAFTRDRVEVLKLLTTQAAISLENAILYKNLAQAKESLEEYNHTLEDKVQKRTQEINDKNHSLQQALQELQRTQIQLIQSEKMSSLGQMVAGIAHEINNPINFIHGNINHASEYVQDLLDLIVIYQQEYPHPSPLVEEKSEEIDIPFLAADLLKILDSMKVGSLRIRNIVLGLRNFSRLDESEMKPVDIHQGIDSTLMILQHRFQEKSNFPEIEVIKEYGNLPEVMCYPGQLNQVFMNILSNAIDALEDSFIIGHQSLVNHEEQITKNIDASADSHLVGQIHILTELTDSNTAIIRIADNGCGMTKAVQHKIFDPFFTTKSVGSGTGLGLSISYQIIVDKHKGSLNCDSTPGEGTKFTIEIPMQQLEG
- a CDS encoding cytochrome P450; this translates as MKNKTQLPNPLKAPSFIQKIQWVADPVSFMVNAAQQYPDIFTAEVIGFGETVVFVNHPQAIKEILTNDRKKFPFVGRGNKIFEPLAGEYSLLMLNGEQHKRRRQLTMPSFHGNRMRAYGALISNLTEQVFSQLPLNQPFLARSAMQEISLQIILQAIFGLHKGARYDKIKRLVALLLDLFSSPFTSSFLFFPFLQQDLGAWSPWGWFLRQRQQIYELLYAEIAQRREEPNPNRIDILSLLMLARDEAGNPMTDEELRDDLMTLMVAGHETVATAMAWGLYWIHHLPKVREKLLQELDSLGDSPDPISISQLPYLTAICNETLRIHPIAMFAFPRLGQESCELLGHPIPPGTLLVPCIYLAHQREDLYPQPQQFKPERFLEQEFSAYEFLPFGGGVRRCMGEALAVFEMKLVLAKVLSGYQLDLVGNQPERPQRRGFALAPANGVKMVATGRRVRKEPLENMTTTSVF